AGGATGCTGGCCCCGCCGGTCGTGGGCGCCGCCGAACCGGCGGTTGCCAGGTGCGACAGGATGAAGACATTGGCGACGGCGTCCTGCCGCGCCAAGTCCACGAGCTGGGAAGTGTCCGGCCCCCCAAGGGTCCGGACTGCGACACCGGGAGCGGCGCCGTCCTTACGAGACGCTAACCACGGGGCTACCCTTGACAGCATCTTCGCCATCGGCCTCCCCCATCTCTTCGGCGATACGCATGGCCTCTTCGATCAGTGTCTCAACAATCTGGTCCTCCGGGACAGTCTTGATGACCTGGCCCCTCACAAAGATCTGGCCCTTGCCGTTGCCCGAGGCGACACCGAGGTCGGCTTCGCGGGCTTCGCCCGGTCCGTTGACGACACAGCCCATCACGGCAACGCGCAGCGGGATCTCCATGCCTTCCAGTCCTGCCGTGACCTGCTCGGCCAGCGTGTACACGTCCACCTGGGCGCGGCCGCAGGACGGGCAGGAGACGATCTCGAGCTTGCGCGGGCGCAGGTTGAGCGACTGCAGGATCTGGTTGCCGACCTTGATTTCCTCCACCGGCGGGGCGGAGAGGGAAACCCGGATGGTGTCGCCGATGCCGCGGGACAGCAGGGCACCGAAGGCCGTGGCCGACTTGATGGTGCCCTGGAAGGCCGGGCCTGCCTCGGTCACGCCAAGGTGCAGCGGCCAGTCGCCCTGTTCGGCCAGCATCTCGTAGGCGGCGACCATGATGACAGGATCGTTGTGCTTGACCGAGATCTTGAAGTCGTGGAAGCCGTGCTCCTCGAACAGTGAAGCTTCCCAGACGGCGGATTCCACGAGGGCTTCCGGGGTGGCCTTGCCGTATTTCTTCAGGATGCCGGGCTCGAGCGAGCCGGCGTTGATGCCGATCCGGATCGAGGTGCCGTGGTCCTTGGCCGCGCGGGCGATTTCCTTGACCTGGTCATCGAACTTGCGGATGTTGCCGGGGTTCACCCGGACCGCGGCGCAACCGGCTTCGATCGCGGCAAAGACGTACTTCGGCTGGAAGTGGATGTCCGCGATGACGGGGATCTGGGACTTGCGGGCGATGATCGGCAGGGCCTCGGCGTCGTCCGCGGACGGGCATGCGACGCGCACAATGTCACAGCCGGAGGCCGTGAGCTCGGCGATCTGCTGCAGCGTGGCGTTGATGTCCGTGGTGGGGGTGGTGGTCATCGACTGCACGCTGATCGGCGAATCGGAGCCGACGCCGACCGAGCCCACCTTGATCTGGCGGGTCTTGCGGCGCGGCGCGAGGACGGGGGGCGGTGCTGACGGCATTCCCAGGCTGACCGAGGTCACATGGACTCCTTGTGTCGAAGTAGGTCTGGCGGGGGCGGCTAGGCGGCGTGGCCGGCCAGGAGGCCGGTCACGGGAGCCCAGGCCATGGTGCGGGTGCCGGAGATGGCACCGGCGGCGGCGAAGGGGTCCTGCTTGAGGACCTGGTTCAGGGCCTGCTCATCGGCGGCCTTGAAGATCAGCAGCGCGCCGGCGCCGTCACCGTAGGGGCCGCTGGCGAGCAGTGTTCCCTCCTGGGCAAGTCCTGCGGTCCATTCGCGGTGCGCCGGGCGGGTGGCGTCGCGGGCTTCGGAGGATTCGGCGTCGTATACGTACTCAACAGCAAAAACAGTCATACGGATACACTATCGCCCCGCCGGCCAGGTACCCATCCGGGCGGCTGCCCGGCCGGGTGGTGCGGCGGCGTCATGGTCGCCTGACGGAGCGGCGGCGTCAGCCGAGGACGAGCACCTTGGCCAGGGCTGCGACGCCGGCCGCCCACAGCAGCGACGTGAGGGTGCCGATGATGAACCGCTCTGCGGCCACTGGGGTCTCCTTCAGCTCGGCAAAACGGCCCAGGCCCTTGATCGCGACCACGTAGGCGATGGCGACCGGCTCGCCGGCGAGGATTGCGAGGCAGACGGCGAGGCGTTCGAGCACGCCGATGATCGCGCCCCCGCGCAGGATCCGGACGCTGCTGACCGAGGTGGCCGCGGTGCCTGCCGCCGGGGCCGCTGGGCCTGCGGTTGCCGTGGTGGTGACCGGGGTGCCACTCATGGCCGAGGGATCAACGGTGACATCCGCCGCGGGGTCGTTCGCCGGGTCGGCGGCACCGGCGCCGGCGTCCTGCCGGTCATCGATGGTCCGGGCGAGCCGGAAGACCAGGGCCGTCACGGGCCAGCCGGCGAAACCGGCGATGAGCAGTGTCAGGGTGATCCAGAGGCCGTTCACCGGTCTCCTTCCGTGCTGTCCGGGGTGCGGGGGTCCGCGGGCCGTCCTCGGGCGTCATCGCTTCCGGCGATGACCCCGTGGGCGAAGGCCAGCAGCATTTCCGCCGCGGGCCTCGCCGCCCATTCTTCCTGCCAGCCGGAGCGCAGGAGTGCACGGCTCACCGATTGTTCGGTGATTCCCAGTTCCCGGGCGACGATTTTCTGCGTCCCGTGGGTGCCGGTGTGGCCGTGCTGCACCGAGCGCAGCACATCCACGACCTTCCACTGCGCGGCCGTCCGGTCCTGGACAAGGCGTCCGATCAGGCGCAGCACTGCCTCGGCATTGGCGCAGGCGCGGGCCCCGGCAGAGCCAGCGGGCGAGGGTGCGGCCTCCCCCCTGCGCAGGCCGCCGGAGACGACGGCGATTGGCACATGGGCGGCCCCGGACTTGGCCTTCTCGACGGCCACGCGTGCCGCCACGAAGGCCGGCCCGGATCCTTCCCGCGGGCTGGCCGGCAGCGGCAGGTCCACCGACCCCACGCCGATTCCCACGTACCAGCGGCCGCTGCGGAGGGCATGCAGGGCGATGTCCACGACTTCGTCGGGGCGCTGCACCACCCCTTGGACCTCGTCGCCCACGGAACGTTCGAAGCGTCCGGCTGTGGAGAGACCGGCCAGTTCCGCCAGGAGGTCCGGGACGCGGTCGATGTCGGCGCTGCTTCCCCGCTGGTCGATGGTCATCACGTACATAGCACCACCCTAAAGGGCTGATCTTAGAGAATCAATCATTTTCAACTGATTACTTAAAATAAGCCAGAATAAGCTGATATTTGGAAATCAGCGCGATCCGGTTAGGCCGTGCGCCGCTCAGCGCCCCCGGCCCGCAGGGCTAAGGGCCGGACAGCCGACCCGTTGACAGCTCCCCCGCGCCGGGCCAGTCTGGGGCACAGCAACAACGACGCCGCGGAGGTGGGCCGGTGGCGACACCAACGGAAGCGGCGTTCATCGCTTTCGGTCTCGGTTCCCAGGCCGTGCTCGCCGCTTTCTTCGCCGCCCGGCGCTGGCGTCCCGGACTCGCGGACCGCCTGGGCTGGCTCGCCTACGCCGTCGGCGGGCTCGGACTCCCGCTCGGCCTCTGGTTCCTCGTCGAAGGGCAGTCCTGGCGGCTGTATGTGGGCCCACTCCTGCTAGGCACCTGGGCGCTCTACGGCAGCTATCTCGATCTCTGGCGCCGGGTGGAATGGCGCTCACCGCCCAGGCCGGGTCTGTTGATCCCCTACGTGGCCCTGTACTTCTGGGCACAGATGTTCCTGTGGTGGCCGCTCTGGGACCTCCAGCGCCTCGCATGGTCCGTCTTTCTGGTCCTGTTTTGCGTCAACACCGCCCTGAACCTCGCCGGACATTTCCGCAGGCCGGAGGGCCGCGGCGTCAGCCGAAGAGGTTGACCGGCTTGACGATGTCCGCGTAGATCAGCAGGGCGCCCATGCCCATCAGCAGCACCGCCACCACGTAGGTGACCGGGAGCAGCTTGGCGATGTCGAACGCGCCGGGGTCCGGGCGGCCGAAGAGCTTGGCGATCCTGCGCCGCGCCCCTTCATAGAGCGCGCCGGCGACGTGGCCGCCGTCGAGCGGCAGCAGCGGAATGAGGTTGAAGACGGCCAGCGCGAAGTTGAGTCCGGCCAGCAGGCCCACCAGGGTGGCCACCCGGGACTGCATCGGCACCTGCTCCATCGCGGCGACTTCGCCGGCCACGCGTCCCACCCCGACCACGCTGATGGGTCCGTTGGGGTCGCGGGGCTCTTCGCTGAACGCCGCCTTCGCGACACCAACCACGCGCGCCGGGAGGTTCACGACGACGCCGGCGATCTGCTTGATGTTCTCGCCCGCCATCGGCAGAACCGTCGACGCCGGCTGGGGCACGAGCGCAGTCTGCGCACCGATGCCCAGGAAACCGACATCCTGGTATTGGAGGGTGCCGTCGGCGCCCTTGGCCTGGCGGCCGTCGTCGCCCATCACGGGACGCGAGGAGAGGACCGGCGTGACGGCGGTGGTGACCGGGACGCCGTCGCGCTCCACCGTGATGGTGACCTGTTTGTCCGCGGACGCGCGGATCCAGCCGGTGAGTTCGTCCCAGCTGGTTACGGGTTTGCCGTCGAAGGAGGTGATGACGTCGTTGGGCAACAGGCCCGCGGCGGCGGCGGGGGTGGGCTTGCAGTCTGCGGAGTCCGGGTCCACGGTTTCGCCGGCCTTGACCTGGCACTTGGAGACGTCGGCGATCGTGGTGGTCTGGGTGGCCATGCCGAAGCCCATCAGCAGCACGGCGGTGAGCGCCAGTCCGATCAGCATGTTCATGGCCGGTCCGCCGAGCATGATGATGATCTTCTTCCAGACCGGAAGTTTGTAGAAGACGCGGTTCGCGTCGGCGGGGCCGACTTCCTCGTGGGCCAGGGAGCGGGCGTCCGAGGCGAGCGACTGGAACATGCCCGTGCTGGAGGGACGGACCGTGCCGTCCTCCTTGTTCGGCGGGTACATGCCGATCATCGAGACGAAGCCGCCCAGCGGGATGGCCTTGAAACCGTACTCGGTCTCGCCCTTCTTGCGGGACCAGATGGTGGGCCCGAAGCCGATCATGTACTTGGTGACGCGGACCTTGAACAGCTTGGCGGGCAGCAGGTGGCCCACTTCGTGAAGGGCAATGGACACGGCGATGCCGATCGCCACAAAGACGACACCGAGGATAAAGAGGAGGACGGGACTCATACTTCGATCTGCTGCTTCCTAGACGCTTCTGACGGCTAAACGTTCGTGGGTGCGGGCGCGTGCCCATCTTTCAGCATCCAGCACGGACTCCACCGTCAGCCCGGAGGACCCTGTGTGTTCGCTGAGGACTGCTTCGATGGTATCGACGATGTCGGTGAACCGGATCCGGCCGGCATGGAAGGCCATGACGGCCTCCTCGTTCGCGGCATTGAAGACGGCCGGGTACGTGCTGCCCTGCTTGGCGGCGTCCTTCGCCAGCCCGACGGCGGGGAACGCCACGGTGTCGAGCGGCTCGAAGGTCCAGCTGGTGGCCTGGGTCCAGTCGCAGGCCGGGGCGGCCTTCGGTACCCGGTCCGGCCAGCCGAGGCCCAGGGCGATGGGCAGGCGCATGTCCGGCGGGGAGGCCTGGGCAATCGTGGAGCCGTCGATGAACTGGACCATGGAGTGGACCACGGACTGCGGGTGGACCACGACGTCGATCTTCTCCAGAGGGATGTCGAAGAGCAGATGCGCTTCGATCACTTCCAGGCCCTTGTTGACCAGGCTGGCGGAGTTGGTGGTGACCATCAGGCCCATATCCCAGGTGGGGTGGGCGAGGGCGTCCTGCGGGGACACATCGTGCAGCTCTTCACGGGTCTTGCCGCGGAAGGGCCCGCCCGAGGCCGTGAGGATCAGCCGGTCCACCTCGCCCGCGGTGCCGGAGCGCAGACACTGGGCGATGGCGGAGTGTTCGGAGTCGACCGGGACGATCTGGCCTTCGCGGGCCGCGGCCTTGACCAGGGCGCCGCCGACAATCAGGGATTCCTTGTTGGCCAGGGCCAGGGTGGCGCCGGATTTGAGTGCCGCAAGGGTGGGCGCCAGGCCGATGGAGCCCGTGATGCCGTTGAGAACCACGTCAGCTTCGATCTCCGCGATCCGGGTGGAGGCGTCCGGGCCGGTGATGATCTCGGGGCGGTAGCCTGTCACTCCGGCCGCGGCGGCGGCGTTGTCGATCAGTGTCTGGAGCGCCGTTGCGTCGCCGGCGGCTGTGCCGACAGCCAGGGCGCGGGTGTGGACGGCCTGCCGGGCCAGGAGTTCGAGGTTGCCGCCGCCCGCGCTGAGCGCGACGACCTCGAAAAGGTGCGGGGCGCCGTCGACGACGTCAAGCGCCTGTGTGCCGATGGAACCGGTGGACCCGAGGAGGACGATCTTGCGCGGCTGCATGATTCAAGTATCCCGCACCGGGTTCTGTGCTCGGGCCGCCCGCCTGGTCCTGCAGGCGTAACGTGGTGATCGTGGAGTGGACGGCCTGGTTTGATGCGCCGGAATACGAGTTCGCCCGGCAGGTGCTGCAGCGCGGCATCGCCACGCTCTATTTTGTGGCCTTCCTGTCCTCGCTCAACCAGTTTCCTGCCCTCCTCGGCGAGCGCGGGCTGTTGCCGGTGCCGGATTTCCTGGCACGTTCCAGCCGGCTGCGCAGGCCCACCCTGTTCAGCTGGCGCTACACGGACCGGCTGCTGCGCACGGTGTGCTGGGCCGGGCTGGCCATTGCGGCCACGATCGTCATGGGCCTGCCCCAGCTAGGCCCGCCCTGGGTTCCCCTGCTGGCGTTCCTGGCCCTGTGGCTCTTGTACATGTCGATCGTTAATGTGGGGCAGACCTTCTACGGCTTCGGCTGGGAGATGCTGCTGCTCGAGGCCGGGTTCATTGTGGCGTTCCTCGGCTCGGACCAGACTCCCCCGCCGCGGACCATCCTGATCCTGCTGGCCTGGCTGGTGTTCCGGCTGGAGTTCGGCGCCGGCATGATCAAGATCCGCGGCGGCCGGGAATGGCGTGACCTGACCGCCCTCTACTACCACCACGAGACCCAGCCGATGCCCGGGCCGCTCAGCCGGCAGGCGCACTTGCTGCCCAAGCCGTGGCACCGGATCGAGGTCCTGGGCAACCATTTTGCGCAGCTGGTGGTGCCCTTTTTCCTCTTCGCCCCGCAACCGCTGGCCAGTATGGCCGCCGGCATCATCATCTTCACGCAGCTCTGGCTGGTGGCGAGCGGGAACTTCGCCTGGCTCAACTGGATGGCGATCCTGCTGGCCTTCGCCGCGGTCAGCGACCCCGTGGCGCATGCCGTCATCCCGGCGATCCCGCTCGACTGGCATGCTGCGTCGGCAGGGACTGCGGCAGGGGCCGGTGCCGGCGCGGCCGGCGCGGCCGGCAGCCAGGCGCCGGTCGCGTGGCTCGTGGTGGTCCTGGTCGCCACGGTGCTGCTGGTGGTGCTCAGCTACCGCCCGGTCGAGAACCTGTTCTCCCGCTACCAGCTGATGAACGCCGCCTTTAACCGCTGGCAGCTCGGGAACACCTACGGAGCTTTCGGCACGGTCACGAAGCAGCGGATCGAAATCGTGGTGGAGGGCACCTTCGCCGCGGATCCCGACGACGCCGCGGACTGGCGGGAATACGGGTTCCGCGGAAAGCCCGGCGACGTCCGCCGGATCCCGCGCCAGTGGGCGCCCTACCACCTGCGCCTGGACTGGCTGATGTGGTTCCTGCCGCTGCGCACCGTGCACGAGCAGTGGTTCTATGCCTTCCTGGCCAAACTGCTGGTGGCCGACCGGCCCACCCTGCGCCTGCTGCGGCATGATCCGTTCGACGGCGCCCGGCCCCGCTGGGTGCGGGCCAGCAGCTACCTGTACCGCTTCGCCACCCGGGAGGAATTCCGTGCCACCGGCCAGCGCTGGATCCGGATGCTGCTGGACGAGTCCATTCCGCCCCTGTCGCTGCCGCCTGGGGACTGAGGTGTCCGGGGACTGAGGTGCCCGGGCCCTCGCCCGGGCACCCGTCCATCCGGACTAGACCGACACCTCGTCCTTCACCGACACGGCCTCCAGCGAGGCCTGGCGGCGGCGAAGCCACCAGGAGCCCACGAAGATCAGGGCCATGGAGACGTAGACCACCACTGCGAAGGGCGAGGAGAACAGCGCCGTGGGGTCGTTCTGCGAAAGCTGCAGCGAGCGCCGCAGCTGCACTTCGAACATCGGCCCGAGGATCATCGCCACCACCATGGGCGCCACGGGGTAGCCGTAGCGGCGCATGAAGTAGCCCAGAATGCCGACCAGCAGGAGGATGCCGACGTCGGCCGCGGCGAAGTTCACCGAGAAGGCGCCCAGCGCCGCGAAGACCAGGATGCCCGCGTAGAGGTAGGGCCGCGGGATCTGCAGGATCTTCACCCAGAGCCCAACCAGTGGCAGGTTCAGCACGAGCAGCATCAGGTTGCCCACGTACAGCGAGGCGATCAGGGTCCACACCAATGCACCCTGGTTCTCGAACAGGAGCGGCCCGGGCTGGATCTGGTAGCGCTGGAATGCGGTGAGCATCATGGCCGCGGTCGCCGTCGTCGGAATTCCGAGCGTCAGCAGCGGGACCAGGACGCCGGCGGCGGCGGCGTTGTTCGCCGCTTCCGGGCCGGCCACGCCCTCGATAGCGCCCTTGCCGAACTGTGCCTTGTTCGCGCCCTTGGCCAGTTTCCGTTCCGCGGCGTAGGACAGGAAGGTGGAGACGTCCGCGCCGCCGGCCGGCACCGTGCCGATGGGGAACCCGATGAAGGTGCCCCGCAGCCACGGCTTCCAGGACCGTTTCCAGTCCTCCTTGGACAGCCAGGCGTTTTTGCCCTTGCTGACCGGGATGACCTCGACCGGCCCGTGCCGCAGCTTCGATGCCACGTACAGGGCCTCCCCGAGGGCGAAGAGGCCCACGGCGACGAGGACCATGTCGATCCCGTCCACCAGCGTGGGGTTGTCGAAGGTGAAACGCTGTTGCGCGGTGCTGTCATCGATGCCGATCATCCCGATGAACAACCCCAGTGCCAGGGAGGCGAGGCCGCGCAATACGGAGGCGCCCAGCAGGGCACCGACGGTGAGGAATGCCACCACCATCAGGGCCACGTAGTCCACGGGGCCCAGGCCCACGGCCAGTTCCGCGACGACGGGCGCCAGGAATGACAGCAGCACGGTCGCAATGGTGCCGGCGACGAACGAGCCGATCGCCGCTGTCGCCAGTGCCGCGGCGCCCCGGCCCGCCTTGGCCATCTTATTGCCCTCAAGCGCCGTGACAATCGAGGACGACTCGCCCGGAGTGTTGAGCAGGATGGAGGTGGTGGAACCGCCGTACATGCCGCCGTAGTAGATGCCGGCGAACACGATCAGGGCGGCCGCGGGATCCAGCGCATAGGTGATGGGCATCAGCAGCGCGACGGTCATCGCCGGGCCGATGCCGGGCAGCACGCCGACGGCGGTGCCGACGAAGACGCCGCCCAAGGCGTAGAGCAGGTAGACCGGCTGCAGCGCCGTCGAGAAACCCTCAAGAAGCATCATGAAGCTATCCATGGAAGAACGGCACCCCCTCAAGCAGGGGTCCCGGCGGCAGGGATACGCCCAGCAGGCCGCCGAAGACGTACTGCAGCACGAGCGCCAGGAGCACGGAAATGATGACTGCCTTCCAGAGCGGCTTGGCCTCGAGGGACCACGCCGCCCCGCTGAACAGCACTGCCGCGGCAACGGGCCAGCCGGCCGGTTCGATCAGGAAGATGTGGAGGACCACGAAGCCCACGAGTTTCGCCAGGGCCAACCAGTCGGTCTTGGCGGTGACGTCGAGGTCTTCGCTTTCCTCTGCCTCGCCCACCTTGCCGCGGAACACCTGGGCCACGATGCCCGTGCCGACGAGCACCAGCATGGCGCACACGATGTAGGGGAAGGCCCGCGGGCCGATGCCGGTCTCCGACGGCGGGATCGGAATGGACCCCGCCGCCAGGAGGCCTGCTGCGCCCACGCTCACGAACACCAGGGCGAAGAGGATCTCCCCCGTGGGCCGCTTGGCGGGCGTACTGACTTGGACGGACATTGTTACTTGACCAGGCCGATCTCGGTCAGCGTGGTCTTGACCTTGGCGATGTCCTCCGTCAGGAAGGTCTTGAAACCGTCGCCGGCGAGGAAGGCATCATCCCAGTTGTTCTTGGCCAGGGTCGCTTTCCAGGCTTCGGAGCTGTGCAGCTTGGTGACAACCTCGGTCAGCTTCGCCTTCTGCGCGTCATCAATGGAACCCGGTGCGACGACGCCGCGCCAGTTGGTCAGCACGACGTCGATGCCCTGGTCCTTGAGCGGTTTGACGCCCGGCAGGGCCGGGGCCTCGGACGTGCCGGAGACGGCGAGCGCCCGGACCTTGCCGGCCTTGACCTGCTCGGCGTACTCCCCCACACCGGAGATGCCGGCCTGGACCTTGTTGCCGAGCAGTGCCGCGATCGATTCGCCGCCGCCGGAGTAGCCGATGTAGTTGAGCTTGTCGGAGGCGATGCCCTGGGACTTCAGGATCTGGCCGGCCAGGATGTGGTCCGCGCCGCCGGCTGAGCCGCCGGTGATCGCGACACCCTTGCCGTTGGCCTTGATGTCATCCACGAGGTCCTGGACCGACTGGTACTTGGACGACGCCGGGACCACCAGGACCAGCGGCTCTTCGGTCAGGCGCGCAATGGGGGTGGTGTCCTCCAGCCGGGTCTTGGCGGCGTTGGTTTCCACGGCACCGACCATGACGTAGCCCATCACCATCAGCGTGTTGGCGTCCTTTTCGGTGGCCAGCTTGGCGAGGCCGTTGGTTCCGCCGCCGCCGCCGATGTTGCTGACCTGGGCGGAGGTGACGAACTTGTTGGACTGCAGGTCGGCCTGGATGGCACGGCCGGTCTGGTCCCAGCCGCCGCCCGGGTTCGCGGGAACGATGATGCTGAGCTTCTTGATCGGGTCGGCAGCCGCGCTCTGGCCTGCTGCCGCGCCGCTGGCACCGCCGGCACACGCCGACATGGCGAGGACGACGCCGGCCGCCCCGGCTGCGATGGCGGCCCGGCGGGTGAAGTTGAACCGCGTGGAATCGAAGTGGGAGGTCATGGGTTTCTCCTTGTTGAATGTGACGCACGTCATCGGAATCACTTCCCCGAGAGTAGGAGCGGCGCGCGCCGGGGAACAGAATTTGGCCGTAGAGGTAGTAGTGGTCATATTGGTCACGGCCCCGGGCCCGGGTTTGGGCCGTGGGCGGCGGTGGGGATGGGAAACTTGTGACATGGTTCACAGGATTCCCTTACGCTTCCAGCTGGTCGCGCTGCAGCTTGGCATCGTGCTGGCTGTCCTGACAGCGGTGGGAGCCGTGACCATCCGGATGCAGGAGCAGCAGCTCCGGGACGCGTACAAGGGCCGGCTGATCGGGGTGGCCGAAAGCGTCGCGCGGCTGCCCTCCGTGGTGAATGCCTTCGGGACACCGCAACCGGCCCAGACCATCCAGCCCATCGCCGAAGTCATCCGGCAGGCCTCGAATGTCACCTATGTTGTGGTGACGGACCGCCACGGCGTCCGGCAGTCCCACCCGAACCCGGCGGAAATCGGCAGGCCAGTGTCCACCGACCCTTCCGTGCCCCTCTCCGGCGAGATCTATGTCGGCACCCAGACCGGGACGCTGGGTGAATCCTGGCGGGTCAAGGTTCCCATTTTCGACAACGCCGGAGCCGTGATCGGCTCGGCCTCGGTGGGTGTGCTGGAAAGCACCCTGGCCCAGGACCTCTACGAGGACCTGCCGCAACTGTTCGGCTGGCTCCTCGGCGCCGCGCTGCTCGGATCGCTCGGGGCGATGTACATCTCAAAGCTTGTGTGGCGGCGGATCTACAAGCTGGAGCCGGAGGACATCGCGGCCCTGCTCGAGACCCGCGACGCGATGCTCCACGGGCTGGGCGAGGGACTCATCGCGGTCGACGCCGAGGGGAAGGTCGCGCTGGTCAATGACGAAGCCCGACGGCTGCTGGGCGTGGGTGAGGAAATCACCGGCCGGGCGGCCAGCGAATGCCTGGAACCCGGGGTCCGCCGGATGCTCACCGCAGGATCTGCCACGGAGGAACTGGTGCTCTCCGGGGAACGGATCCTGCTGGGCAAGGTCAATGCCGCCACCGTGGACGGCCGGGAAGTGGGCAAAGTCCTCATTCTTCGCGACCGCACCGAACTCCACACGATCCTCCGCGACCGCGACGGCGCCCTGGACGTGACGCAGGCGCTGCGGGCGCAGGCCCACGAATTCGCCAATAAGCTGCATGTGATCTCGGGTCTCCTGGAGCTCGGCGAACAGGGCAAGGCCGTGGAATACCTGGGCCGGAGCCACAGCGAGGCCGCGTTCGTCAACCGCCCGCTGGCTGCAGGAATCACCGATCACGACGTCCGGGCCCTGCTGATTGCCAAATCGACGGTCTGCGCCGAGCGCGGCGTCGAGATCCTGGTGGACCCGGCCTCGGTGTGCACGCCGGACGGGACAGGCGATGTCATCACGGTCCTGGGGAACCTGATCGACAACGCGGTGGATGCCGCGGGCTACGACAGCACCATCGCCGTCGGGCTGGATGAGGCTCCCGACGGCGAACGCACCATCACGGTCGAGGACGACGGCCCCGGCGTCCCCGAACCGGAACGGACCGCCGTCTTCGAGGCCGGAGTCACCACCAAACAGGCCGAGGGAATCAACAGCCGCGGCTTCGGGCTGGCCCTGGTCCAGCGCGTGGCCCGGCGCCGGGCCGGCGGGGCGTCGGTGGGGCCGTCCGTGCTGGGCGGTGCCTGCTTTACGGTAATACTGAGGACAAAAGAGGCGGAACTACAAAACAATGAGCTCCATACGCACCCTCATCATTGACGATGACGTGGCAGTGGCCGGAATCCACCACGGGTTCCTGCTGGCGCGCGGCGGCTTCGACGTCGTCAGCCTGGCCCATACCGGGCAGCAGGGCCTCGACCTGGCGGCCGAGCTGCGGCCCGAACTTGTCCTGCTGGATATCCACCTTCCGGACATGTCGGGCCTGGACGTGCTCCGGCAGCTCCGCGGCCGCCAGCAGGCGCTCGACGTCCTGGTCATTACGGCCTCGCGGG
This DNA window, taken from Pseudarthrobacter sp. ATCC 49987, encodes the following:
- a CDS encoding tripartite tricarboxylate transporter TctB family protein; this translates as MSVQVSTPAKRPTGEILFALVFVSVGAAGLLAAGSIPIPPSETGIGPRAFPYIVCAMLVLVGTGIVAQVFRGKVGEAEESEDLDVTAKTDWLALAKLVGFVVLHIFLIEPAGWPVAAAVLFSGAAWSLEAKPLWKAVIISVLLALVLQYVFGGLLGVSLPPGPLLEGVPFFHG
- a CDS encoding Bug family tripartite tricarboxylate transporter substrate binding protein encodes the protein MTSHFDSTRFNFTRRAAIAAGAAGVVLAMSACAGGASGAAAGQSAAADPIKKLSIIVPANPGGGWDQTGRAIQADLQSNKFVTSAQVSNIGGGGGTNGLAKLATEKDANTLMVMGYVMVGAVETNAAKTRLEDTTPIARLTEEPLVLVVPASSKYQSVQDLVDDIKANGKGVAITGGSAGGADHILAGQILKSQGIASDKLNYIGYSGGGESIAALLGNKVQAGISGVGEYAEQVKAGKVRALAVSGTSEAPALPGVKPLKDQGIDVVLTNWRGVVAPGSIDDAQKAKLTEVVTKLHSSEAWKATLAKNNWDDAFLAGDGFKTFLTEDIAKVKTTLTEIGLVK
- a CDS encoding ATP-binding protein, with amino-acid sequence MVHRIPLRFQLVALQLGIVLAVLTAVGAVTIRMQEQQLRDAYKGRLIGVAESVARLPSVVNAFGTPQPAQTIQPIAEVIRQASNVTYVVVTDRHGVRQSHPNPAEIGRPVSTDPSVPLSGEIYVGTQTGTLGESWRVKVPIFDNAGAVIGSASVGVLESTLAQDLYEDLPQLFGWLLGAALLGSLGAMYISKLVWRRIYKLEPEDIAALLETRDAMLHGLGEGLIAVDAEGKVALVNDEARRLLGVGEEITGRAASECLEPGVRRMLTAGSATEELVLSGERILLGKVNAATVDGREVGKVLILRDRTELHTILRDRDGALDVTQALRAQAHEFANKLHVISGLLELGEQGKAVEYLGRSHSEAAFVNRPLAAGITDHDVRALLIAKSTVCAERGVEILVDPASVCTPDGTGDVITVLGNLIDNAVDAAGYDSTIAVGLDEAPDGERTITVEDDGPGVPEPERTAVFEAGVTTKQAEGINSRGFGLALVQRVARRRAGGASVGPSVLGGACFTVILRTKEAELQNNELHTHPHH